The following are encoded together in the Raineyella sp. LH-20 genome:
- a CDS encoding LCP family protein, whose product MTDRHVPRHAAEDSVGKKRHPVLIAVGALLAVILIAVGALGIYLNAIRSSFDRNVQRTSGVITPAPDKKGDALNYIVMGTDTRDVGAERGRSDALMLVHIPSDRKSITIISFPRDMWVPIPEHGTAKINAAYSWGGQALTVRTMQDLLGVPIDHIVTTDFQGFQDMTTALGGVTVYNPIASNQDMTFPQGEVTLQGENALAYVRERYDLPRGDFDRAERQRTVIQAIMRKALSADVLANPGQFTNFVSSLSKYLTVDAGLTDTELLKTGMSLRDMTGDDIHLMQAPIAGTGWSADKQSIDLVDEPKLAELRDALKNDTVDQYRAKYPQG is encoded by the coding sequence ATGACTGACAGGCACGTACCACGGCATGCGGCGGAGGACTCCGTCGGGAAGAAGCGGCACCCGGTGCTGATCGCCGTCGGCGCCCTGCTCGCCGTCATCCTCATCGCCGTCGGCGCCCTCGGCATCTACCTGAACGCGATCCGTTCGTCGTTCGACCGCAACGTGCAACGTACGAGCGGCGTCATCACCCCGGCACCGGACAAGAAGGGTGACGCGCTGAACTACATCGTGATGGGCACCGACACCCGCGACGTCGGCGCCGAGCGGGGCCGCAGCGACGCGCTGATGCTGGTCCACATCCCGTCCGACCGCAAGAGCATCACGATCATCTCCTTCCCGCGCGACATGTGGGTCCCGATCCCCGAGCACGGCACCGCGAAGATCAACGCCGCGTACTCCTGGGGCGGCCAGGCGCTGACCGTTCGCACCATGCAGGACTTGCTGGGAGTGCCGATCGACCACATCGTCACCACCGACTTCCAGGGGTTCCAGGACATGACGACCGCCCTCGGCGGGGTCACCGTCTACAACCCGATCGCCAGCAACCAGGACATGACCTTCCCCCAGGGCGAGGTCACCCTGCAGGGCGAGAACGCGCTGGCATACGTACGGGAACGCTACGACCTGCCGCGCGGCGACTTCGACCGGGCCGAGCGGCAGCGCACGGTCATCCAGGCGATCATGCGCAAGGCACTGAGCGCCGACGTGCTGGCCAATCCGGGGCAGTTCACCAACTTCGTCTCCAGCCTCTCGAAGTACCTCACGGTCGACGCGGGGCTGACCGACACCGAACTGCTCAAGACCGGGATGTCGCTGCGCGACATGACCGGGGACGACATCCACCTGATGCAGGCCCCGATCGCCGGGACCGGCTGGTCCGCCGACAAGCAGTCGATCGACCTCGTCGACGAGCCCAAGCTGGCCGAGCTGCGCGACGCCCTCAAGAACGACACCGTGGACCAGTACCGGGCCAAGTACCCACAGGGCTGA
- the trxB gene encoding thioredoxin-disulfide reductase: MSDVRDLIIIGSGPAGYTAAIYAARAQLKPLVIEGAVDAGGALMTTTEVENFPGFPEGIQGPELMDNMRAQAERFGAEFITEDVVEVDLTGDVKVVKDSADDVHQARAVILATGSGYRRLGLADEDRLSGHGVSWCATCDGFFFRDKPIAVVGGGDSAVEEATFLSRFGSSVLMIHRRDQLRASRIMQDRAMDDPKISFAWNSEVAGINGNGKVESVTLKDTRTGDTRDVPVEGLFIAIGHDPRSELFRGQVELDEGGYVRVAKDSTATNLDGVFACGDLVDHSYRQAITAAGTGCSAALDAERWLAAHGA, from the coding sequence ATGAGCGACGTACGTGACCTGATCATCATCGGCAGTGGCCCGGCGGGCTACACCGCGGCCATCTACGCCGCCCGGGCCCAGCTCAAGCCGCTGGTCATCGAGGGTGCGGTGGACGCCGGCGGCGCCCTGATGACGACCACCGAGGTCGAGAACTTCCCCGGCTTCCCCGAGGGCATCCAGGGCCCCGAGCTGATGGACAACATGCGGGCCCAGGCCGAGCGGTTCGGCGCGGAGTTCATCACCGAGGACGTCGTCGAGGTCGACCTGACCGGTGACGTCAAGGTGGTCAAGGACTCCGCCGACGACGTCCACCAGGCCCGTGCGGTGATCCTGGCGACCGGCTCCGGCTACCGTCGGCTCGGTCTGGCCGATGAGGACCGGCTGTCCGGACACGGCGTGTCCTGGTGTGCCACCTGCGACGGGTTCTTCTTCCGCGACAAGCCGATCGCCGTGGTCGGCGGCGGCGACTCGGCGGTCGAGGAGGCGACGTTCCTGTCCCGCTTCGGCAGCTCGGTGCTGATGATCCACCGTCGCGACCAGCTGCGGGCGTCCCGGATCATGCAGGACCGGGCGATGGACGATCCCAAGATCTCCTTCGCCTGGAACAGCGAGGTCGCCGGCATCAACGGCAACGGCAAGGTCGAATCGGTCACCCTGAAGGACACTCGGACCGGCGACACGCGGGACGTTCCTGTGGAGGGCCTGTTCATCGCGATCGGTCACGACCCGCGCTCCGAGCTGTTCCGCGGCCAGGTGGAGCTCGACGAAGGCGGCTACGTACGGGTCGCGAAGGACAGCACCGCCACCAATCTCGACGGTGTCTTCGCTTGTGGAGACCTGGTCGACCACTCCTACCGGCAGGCGATCACGGCCGCCGGCACGGGGTGCTCGGCGGCCCTCGACGCCGAGCGTTGGCTCGCGGCACACGGAGCCTGA
- a CDS encoding thioredoxin family protein, translating to METPILDAVTDATFAERVLAANVPVVVDYWAPWCSPCRQLDPILEELAVRFGGRVRFLRLDTDANGVTPDVQGVRGLPTVQLFVAGQEVRRFQGAKTKLELQNAVESVLA from the coding sequence GTGGAGACTCCGATCCTGGACGCCGTGACGGATGCGACCTTCGCCGAGCGGGTGCTCGCGGCGAACGTCCCGGTGGTCGTGGACTACTGGGCGCCGTGGTGTTCGCCGTGTCGTCAGCTCGATCCGATCCTCGAGGAGCTGGCCGTACGCTTCGGTGGCCGGGTCCGGTTCCTGCGGCTCGACACCGACGCCAACGGCGTCACGCCGGACGTCCAGGGGGTGCGCGGCCTGCCGACCGTCCAGCTCTTCGTGGCGGGGCAGGAGGTCCGGCGGTTCCAAGGCGCGAAGACCAAGCTGGAGCTGCAGAACGCGGTGGAGTCGGTCCTCGCCTGA
- a CDS encoding GNAT family N-acetyltransferase, translating to MAGAEQLKVEPLQPGGVLRLPAVCADCPLPHNVPPGSGQNWVDAAAHTWGFCGVRARIGDTTVGHVLISPPLNAPLRGPYASAGVSPDAAVILQFWVHPDHRGKGIGRRLLEELAGLLVRRKVAGLEIRASRTGATCVAPPEGWLLAHGFRVLREDALASRLRMDLRATRTWLPSWSAVLDGVRALVGHPAPVGQEPPRRPAPGAEPAHRSRPRRLSS from the coding sequence ATGGCCGGCGCTGAACAGCTGAAGGTCGAGCCGTTGCAGCCCGGCGGGGTGCTCCGGCTCCCGGCGGTCTGCGCCGACTGCCCGCTGCCGCACAACGTCCCCCCGGGCTCCGGACAGAACTGGGTGGACGCCGCCGCGCACACCTGGGGGTTCTGCGGGGTCCGCGCCCGGATCGGGGACACCACGGTGGGCCACGTGCTGATCTCCCCGCCACTCAACGCGCCGCTGCGCGGACCGTACGCCTCGGCCGGGGTGAGCCCCGACGCCGCCGTCATCCTGCAGTTCTGGGTGCACCCGGACCATCGTGGCAAGGGGATCGGCCGGCGGCTGCTCGAGGAACTGGCCGGCCTGCTGGTCCGTCGTAAGGTCGCCGGGCTGGAGATCCGCGCCTCCCGGACCGGTGCGACCTGCGTCGCCCCACCGGAGGGATGGCTGCTGGCGCACGGCTTCCGGGTGCTGCGGGAGGACGCGCTCGCGTCGCGGCTGCGGATGGACCTGCGGGCCACCCGGACCTGGCTGCCGTCCTGGTCGGCGGTCCTCGACGGGGTGCGGGCGTTGGTCGGCCATCCGGCGCCGGTCGGCCAGGAACCACCCCGCCGGCCTGCCCCAGGGGCGGAGCCGGCGCACCGCTCCCGCCCCCGTAGGCTGTCCTCGTGA
- a CDS encoding PLP-dependent aminotransferase family protein yields the protein MEPQRRDTRLDLYHDRYAARAFGMKESAVRALFAVANRPEVVSLAGGMPNIADLPLDVVANALSDMIQSAAGPKALQYGSGQGEPMLREQICEVMAEEGIKAHPDDVTVTVGSQQGLDLVTRIFCDPGDVILAEAPSYVGALSTFASYETQVVHVEMDEDGLVPERLREAVLTLTAAGKKVKFLYTIPNYSNPSGITMTLERRKAVLEVARETGLLVVEDNPYGLLDLEGERLPAIRSMESEQVLYLGSFSKTFSPGFRVGWVLAPHAVREKLVLAQESATLSPPTFSQYAVSTYLKAHDWRHQIDVFRNMYRERRDAMLKALPEYMPAGSTWTHPRGGFFIWLTLPAGIDSQAMLPRAVTNRVAYTPGTAFYADDLGARNIRLSYCYPTPERIREGVRRLGEVLNRESQLNRTFGVHPGATHPHSVEEPTSPRPDQA from the coding sequence ATGGAACCTCAACGCCGCGACACCCGACTCGACCTTTACCATGACCGCTACGCCGCCCGAGCGTTCGGTATGAAGGAGTCGGCCGTACGAGCTCTCTTCGCCGTCGCGAACCGACCCGAGGTGGTCTCGCTCGCCGGCGGCATGCCGAACATCGCCGATCTGCCGCTCGATGTGGTCGCGAACGCGCTGAGCGACATGATCCAGTCCGCCGCCGGCCCCAAGGCCTTGCAGTACGGCTCCGGCCAGGGTGAGCCGATGCTGCGCGAGCAGATCTGCGAGGTGATGGCGGAGGAGGGCATCAAGGCCCACCCCGACGACGTCACGGTGACTGTCGGCAGCCAGCAGGGTCTCGACCTGGTCACCCGGATCTTCTGCGACCCCGGTGACGTCATCCTCGCCGAGGCGCCCAGCTACGTCGGTGCGCTGAGCACCTTCGCGTCGTACGAGACGCAGGTCGTACACGTCGAGATGGACGAGGACGGCCTGGTGCCGGAGCGGCTCCGGGAGGCGGTGCTGACCCTCACCGCGGCCGGCAAGAAGGTGAAGTTCCTCTACACCATCCCGAACTACAGCAACCCCAGCGGCATCACCATGACGTTGGAACGCCGCAAGGCGGTCCTCGAGGTGGCCCGGGAGACCGGTCTGCTGGTCGTCGAGGACAACCCGTATGGCCTGCTCGACCTGGAGGGCGAGCGGCTGCCGGCGATCCGCTCGATGGAGAGCGAGCAGGTGCTCTACCTGGGCTCGTTCTCCAAGACCTTCTCCCCCGGGTTCCGGGTCGGCTGGGTGCTGGCCCCGCACGCGGTCCGCGAGAAGCTGGTGTTGGCGCAGGAGTCAGCGACGCTGTCCCCGCCGACGTTCTCCCAGTACGCCGTGTCGACGTACCTGAAGGCGCACGACTGGCGCCACCAGATCGACGTCTTCCGCAACATGTACCGGGAGCGGCGCGATGCGATGCTGAAGGCGCTGCCCGAGTACATGCCCGCCGGCAGCACCTGGACCCACCCGCGCGGCGGGTTCTTCATCTGGCTGACCCTTCCGGCTGGCATCGACTCCCAGGCGATGCTGCCCCGCGCGGTGACGAACCGGGTCGCCTACACCCCGGGCACCGCCTTCTACGCCGACGACCTGGGTGCCCGCAACATCCGGTTGTCCTACTGTTATCCGACCCCGGAGCGGATCCGGGAGGGGGTGCGGCGGCTCGGTGAGGTGTTGAACCGGGAGTCGCAGCTGAACCGTACGTTCGGCGTGCACCCGGGGGCCACCCATCCGCACAGCGTCGAGGAGCCCACCAGTCCTCGCCCCGACCAGGCCTGA
- a CDS encoding D-alanine--D-alanine ligase: MTATGNQSPTPESPVTDAPTAEAAPLAGAALGTIVVLAGGLSHEREVSLRSGRRVAQALRDRGCTVLESDVNSDLVTLLRDLDDPVVFPLVHGATGEDGSLREVLGLLDVPFVGATGADSRVAFDKSIATSVIRGIGLTTPQQVALPDEVFRELGARALMDALGERIGFPMFVKPSRSGSSLGCTKVTQREDLASAMVGAYAYGDVAVVETYLDGIEVAVTVIDRGDGPEALPAVEIRPDSGDYDYSSRYTAGSTRFITPAEVPDEVAAACADMALRVHDRLHLRDISRTDIIIRDGVPHFLECNVAPGMTETSLVPLELDAAGLDLGEVCEALVRQARRRQQP; the protein is encoded by the coding sequence ATGACCGCCACCGGCAACCAGAGCCCCACTCCCGAGTCCCCTGTGACCGACGCCCCCACCGCGGAGGCCGCCCCGCTTGCGGGGGCCGCGCTCGGCACCATCGTGGTGCTCGCGGGCGGGCTGTCCCACGAACGCGAGGTGTCCCTGCGGTCCGGTCGCCGGGTCGCGCAGGCGCTGCGCGACCGCGGCTGCACCGTGCTCGAATCGGACGTCAACTCCGATCTGGTCACCCTGCTCCGCGACCTCGACGACCCGGTCGTCTTCCCGCTGGTGCACGGCGCCACCGGCGAGGACGGCTCGCTGCGCGAGGTCCTCGGGCTGCTCGATGTCCCGTTCGTCGGGGCGACCGGCGCCGACAGCCGGGTCGCCTTCGACAAGTCGATCGCCACCTCGGTGATCCGCGGGATCGGCCTCACCACGCCGCAGCAGGTCGCGCTGCCCGACGAGGTGTTCCGCGAGCTGGGCGCCCGCGCGCTGATGGACGCCCTTGGTGAGCGGATCGGCTTCCCGATGTTCGTCAAGCCGTCGCGCTCCGGCTCCTCGCTCGGCTGCACGAAGGTCACCCAGCGCGAGGACCTCGCCTCCGCGATGGTCGGCGCGTACGCGTACGGCGACGTCGCGGTGGTCGAGACCTACCTCGACGGCATCGAGGTCGCCGTGACGGTCATCGACCGCGGTGACGGTCCCGAGGCGCTGCCGGCGGTGGAGATCCGCCCCGACTCCGGCGACTACGACTACTCGTCCCGCTACACCGCCGGGAGCACCCGCTTCATCACCCCGGCCGAGGTGCCCGACGAGGTCGCCGCCGCGTGCGCGGACATGGCCCTGCGGGTGCACGACCGGCTGCATCTGCGGGACATCTCCCGGACCGACATCATCATCCGCGACGGCGTGCCGCACTTCTTGGAGTGCAATGTCGCGCCCGGGATGACGGAGACGTCGCTGGTGCCGCTGGAGCTGGACGCCGCCGGCCTCGACCTGGGCGAGGTGTGTGAGGCTCTGGTCCGCCAGGCCCGACGGCGACAGCAGCCCTGA